One window of the Arthrobacter sp. D5-1 genome contains the following:
- the guaB gene encoding IMP dehydrogenase: MTQPEHNPFGFIGLTYDDVLLLPGHTDVIPSDADTSSRISKRISVQTPLLSAAMDTVTESRMAIAMARQGGLGVVHRNLSIDDQAEHVDRVKRSESGMITNPLTIGPQATLEELDELCSRYRVSGLPVVDTDGRLLGIVTNRDTRFIPESEFPLRSVSDTMTKMPLITGHVGISREEASHKLATNKIEKLPLVDEQGRLKGLITTKDFTKAEQYPLATKDDEGRLRVGAAIGFFGDGWERAMKLIDAGVDALFVDTANGHSQGVLDMIRRLKSDPIAAHVDIIGGQAATREGAQALIDAGADGIKVGVGPGSICTTRVVAGVGVPQITAIYESAKAAIPAGVPLIADGGLQYSGDIGKALVAGADTVMLGSLLAGCEESPGDLIFVNGKQFKSYRGMGSLGAMQSRGKNTSYSKDRYFQADVSGDDKLIPEGIEGRVAFRGPLASVAYQLVGGLRQTMFYTGAPTIPELKARGKFVRITPAGLKESHPHDIQMTVEAPNYGSR; this comes from the coding sequence ATGACCCAGCCCGAACACAATCCCTTTGGCTTTATTGGCCTGACGTACGACGACGTCCTGTTGCTCCCGGGCCACACGGACGTCATCCCGTCCGACGCCGACACGTCTTCCCGTATCTCCAAGCGGATCTCCGTGCAGACCCCGCTGCTGTCTGCAGCGATGGACACTGTGACTGAGTCCCGCATGGCCATCGCCATGGCACGTCAGGGCGGTTTGGGCGTTGTCCACCGCAACCTGTCCATCGACGACCAGGCCGAGCACGTGGACCGCGTCAAGCGCAGCGAATCGGGCATGATCACCAACCCGCTGACCATCGGCCCCCAGGCCACGCTGGAAGAACTCGACGAGCTGTGTTCCCGCTACCGCGTTTCCGGCCTTCCCGTAGTGGACACCGACGGGCGCCTGCTGGGCATCGTGACCAACCGCGACACCCGCTTCATTCCGGAATCAGAATTCCCGCTGCGCAGCGTCAGCGACACCATGACCAAAATGCCGCTCATCACCGGGCATGTGGGCATCAGCCGCGAAGAAGCCTCGCACAAGTTGGCTACCAACAAGATCGAGAAGCTTCCCCTCGTTGACGAGCAGGGACGCCTCAAGGGCCTCATCACCACCAAGGACTTCACCAAGGCGGAGCAGTACCCGTTGGCCACCAAGGACGACGAAGGCCGCCTCCGCGTGGGTGCCGCCATCGGCTTCTTTGGCGATGGCTGGGAACGCGCCATGAAGTTGATCGACGCCGGTGTGGATGCGCTGTTCGTGGACACCGCCAACGGCCACTCCCAAGGTGTGTTGGACATGATCCGCCGCCTCAAATCGGACCCGATTGCTGCCCACGTGGACATCATCGGCGGTCAGGCTGCCACCCGCGAGGGTGCCCAGGCATTGATCGACGCCGGCGCCGACGGCATCAAGGTAGGCGTGGGCCCGGGCTCCATCTGCACCACCCGCGTTGTTGCCGGCGTCGGTGTTCCGCAGATCACCGCCATCTACGAATCCGCCAAGGCCGCCATCCCGGCAGGCGTTCCGCTGATTGCCGACGGCGGCCTGCAGTACTCGGGCGATATCGGCAAGGCACTGGTTGCCGGTGCCGACACCGTGATGCTCGGTTCCCTGCTGGCTGGCTGCGAGGAATCCCCGGGCGATCTCATCTTCGTCAACGGCAAGCAGTTCAAGAGCTACCGCGGCATGGGTTCCCTGGGCGCCATGCAGTCCCGTGGCAAGAACACGTCCTACTCCAAGGACCGCTACTTCCAGGCTGACGTCTCCGGAGATGACAAGCTCATCCCTGAAGGCATCGAAGGCCGGGTGGCCTTCCGCGGGCCGTTGGCTTCAGTGGCCTACCAGTTGGTGGGCGGCCTCCGCCAGACCATGTTCTACACGGGCGCTCCCACCATCCCCGAGCTGAAGGCTCGCGGCAAGTTTGTCCGGATCACGCCGGCAGGCCTGAAGGAGTCGCACCCCCATGACATCCAGATGACGGTGGAAGCACCCAACTACGGTTCACGCTGA